In Fusarium fujikuroi IMI 58289 draft genome, chromosome FFUJ_chr02, the genomic stretch AATGGCAACGTGGTAGACCTTTCAACCTTCAAGACATTCCAAATAAACAATCCGTCATACTCCGTCCGAGTTCATACTCGCGTTCGTAAAAGTGATGTAAGCTGTAGTTTGGCGTGGAAGCTTGGTGCCTTAGTCGCGCCATCCCTCGCCGCCTTGAAGACCGCTGGGCTGGCCTTCTGTTTGTCCAGGTCGCAGTGGTGTctgctcatcgtcgtcatcgtcgagaGCTCGGGCAAGCTCATCGGGGTCCTGCATCTTGGCGTCAGGGTCGACTGGACCACCGAACTCGTCCTGGTCACGGTTGTGTCGGTCCTGCTCGAGAACGCCGTCATCGGCACTGACTGAGATACCCCGAGCTCCCCACTTGGGTCGAGCTCCTCGTCGGCCACCTTGCTCATCTTCGAATCCACCAGGGCCACtctcctcgtcgtcatcgttgtTCTCGAAGCGCTTTCCGAAGATTCGGCGAAGGAGCCAACCGCGGGACATGTCGTCAGCGTCGACAATGCCGCCACCTCGGAGCTTGACGCGCTGGCGAGTGTAGTAAACCCAGGCAAAGTCGATGTACAGGGCAGTCTGGATAATGCCGAAAATGACGGAGACGGTGTTGGGCTTCTTGCCGGAGATCTCGAATTCACGGATGAACCAGTTGACACAGTAGAGGGCGCGGTAGGAACCGAGAGCGACGAGGTAGAAGGAGTCGATAACGGTGGGGACGGTTGTTTgtcgaaggaggagaagctgaggaagaaCGCAAACGGACTCGAGAATCTGGGAGAACACCCACATCCACTACAAGTTGTTAGCAACGTTCAAGCTGTCAGGGAACGGTAGCTTACAGGTCGGAAACCCTTGTGACTCTCAAAGATGAGCATTACGAACGGAGACAAGACAAATGAGCCACCGAGGATGACGGCGCCAATTTTCCAAGCAATCTCACGCTCACGCGATCGAGGGTAGATCCATTGCATAATGGCAAGGATGTAGATAGACGAGATGATGTAGAAGATCTTGAACACGATGTTCCATGGTACCGTCTCGATGAAGAGGTCGAGGTAACGTGTGCAGAAGACGAGGGCGTAGAGGATCTGCGTGATGAGAGAGACGCCCTCAGCGCTCCTGTTTCGATGAATagcgaagatgaggatgcatTTGGAGAGGGCGTGGGACAAGTCGCCCAGGACACGGAAGAGCTATGGTGCTGTCAGTTTGTCGGGTTGATAGTGCATGATGTTTCGTAGACGTACGTTCCACGCGCCCATTGTCAAGGGCGGGAAAAGGAGGTATCGGCCGTTGGTGCGTTTGCGTCGAGCGACTCTGGAGAAAAAGGGAATATGAGAAGCGCGATGGAATCGCTGGTTTGATGGGGGAggggttgaagatgacaagTAGCCGGGTATAAGGCTAAGGTTagtggaggttgaagatgagggagCTTAGGCAGCTGAGCTTCAGCTTGGCGATGCGAGGGacggaggaggtggtggagaCGGGCAGTCTAGGCTGGGCAACCTTAAAATGTGCGTGTCTGGGGGGGCATTTGAGCTTGCGTCAGTGTCAGCAACTGAATTTACGAGGCATGAAGATGCATTTTAAGCCGCCACATCTAGGTCCATTTCCGGACACGTGCACCTCTCGAATGCCTAGAGAGAGGTtgatataatttatataaattgtTGCGATCTATTATTGAGAGATACAGGCACTTCGTCTTATCGATATGGATGATTTCAGCTGGTGACGCGGACCTTTACGTCGGATGTGTGGGAGCCACGGGAACATCAAACAATTAATTGTCTGTACGCTCACTGAATCGTGCAGACTGTACCTAATCTAATtattctcaacaccaagaagcacACACTTCACATCTTCTCATATTCTCGTGAACATAATACTCACTAGGTAATGCTTTGATTTAAGTATCTCTCACTGGCTTCCAGTCTCAACGTCATTGCCGCACGCCCCCTTTCAAGTTACGAGCCAGCCTACGAGCGATCGAGCCTCTACCCCCTGCAGATCTCCAGAAACATCACCACAGAGTCCACGTAACCAACCTAAACTGACTATACGCGTTGACCATTGAGTCTCGACGACCACGTGTAGTGACAGTCTCCCAGGCAGACGGAATACGGATATAACATGAGACTATCGGCATCCATTGCCGTTGCCCTGGGTTGGATCACCAGCGCTAGTGCCTTTGGAGTCCCCGACGTGCTGCAAAAGCTTGAACAGAAACTTCCCACCAGAGACGCTCCTCCACCGAAATACTTTAGTAAGTTCACCCTTATGCCCAATGGAATTGGCCATCGTATCCCAAACGAGAAGGTCTTTGACTAACGCGACCTGCAGGGGAAGCATCGTGAGttaccaacaaccaacacacAGCGCCGCACAGAAAACTAACAAGGGCTCGCTCAGACAATATCCCCACTATGATCTGAGATATTTTGGTGAAGCTCTTGAGCCACATCTTCAGAATGCAGGCATCAAAGTCCTCATGCAGACATACCTAGCCACATTTCGAGATCTGGGAGTCCAGACCTGGTTAATGCATGGCTCCCTTCTCGGCTGGTGGTGGGGAAAGAAGGTGAGAATAACGGATATCCATAACTTCACATGTCTAGACCCTTCTCTAACCGAAAGGATTCTCTCAGGTCATGCCATGGGACCTTGACGCTGATGTCTCAGTTACTGAGGCAGACATGTATTTCCTCGCTGCCTATCATAACATGACTATCTACTACTACCAGTACGATGGTTGTCCGGAGGGTTGCTTCTTTCAGCTTGAGATTAACCCGTATCATAAATATCGTGAGAGGGATGATTACATGAACTTCATTGACGCAAGGTGGATCGATATGCAGAATGGCCTGTTTATTGACATCACTGCGGCAAGGTATGACCCTGGGCATGAGATGGGCGATGGAGTTATGTACGACAAGCATGACCACGAGTTCAAGGTGCGTAACGTATATATGGCAATGATCGTTGCCTTGTGCTAAAGCTTCATGTGGCAGGATAAGTACATCTTTCCTCTGTTAGACACCACTTTCGAGGGTGTTCAAGCCAAGATTCCGTACAGATACAAGGAGATCCTAGCTTCGGAATACGGCAAGGGAGCATTGTCAAAGACTGATTACCATGAGTATGATCTTCCAATGCAACGTGTATGCGTGTCCATGAGAACTGACAAGGGATTAGTCACCGATTCGACACAAAAAAGATGCAGTGGGTTCCTATGAATTAGGCCTCAGCTGTTATTGTGTCCATAGGACTGAGGCTTGTTTAAAAGGCGTTCAGCTCTGTCGAGCAGGAAAGGTATACCAAGGATAAACTGGAAAGGGATATAGAATACTAATAATACCCGGTTGATGGCGGCTGGCCGTCTTATAAAAGTCTTGGGGCTTTATTTACTTGGTTGATAACAGAAATTCCATGGTTATAATGAGAGAAATCATGCAGGTTTTACAAATTTATAATCGACACAAAACCTAAGAAACCACTATATAATATCATGTTCTAGTCTTGTCTTGCAGATAGTCATTGGTTGGTCGATTTGGCCCATCAGTCAATTAATTGCTTGATGCCCCGCGGCTCTAGAACGCGTCTCACCCCACGCGTCACAAGCATATCCAAACATTGCTCCATCAACATCGCAATTAAAAAACGCCCAATTGAAACACCACCAGCGCATTCAGCTTTAACACTATCCCTGGATAAAATCGAATGCGCAGAGAAAGATATAGGTGCCATTTCCCCCCACAATGGCCACAGGTATGCCAATAGCGATTCCCATGATCAAGCAGTCGATCAAGTCGCTAACACAATAAACAGGCCAACAGCGCCGCGCTGATCGGTTGAACGAGCGTCTACGAGGTGCCCAGTATGAGCTTGTCTCCGGAATGACCAAGGTACTTGTGCTAATGCGACTCAAGGCGTGCCAACATCGAAGATGACtccttcaacctcgacatcGCTGGCCTTAACATAGCTGGCTCGACTCCCGCCGCACCTGCACCCGCACCCCCTACATCGTCGGAGCGCCGAACACCGAATACTTCTGCtaagaggagaagattggATAACGAACCGCCACCGTCTGCACAAGCGCAAGGAAGCGCACGGAGACGATCGCCTCGATCGAGAGACCCCTACGATCTGCCAGAAACATCTAAGGAATCTGGCGCGCAGGATACGACAGGTGAATCgcgagaggaggaagaacgTATTCCCGATGCTGTAGAGGAGCCGAACGTAGAacccgaggaggaggaggtcgAACCAAAGCTGCAGCCAGAATCTGAATTACCGAGCCCAGAAGTCGAAGCGCCAGACGAGAACGACGCTGATGTTGAGTTACCGGTGCTACCGGATAATGAACCCTCCGAACAAGCAGCGCAACGACGGGCCAGCCGCAGGTCACTGGAACAAATTGCGCAAGATGTTGCGAACAAGCGACAGGACGTACGTATGAGCGAAGCCATATCGTCAACGACACGACTACACACGACGTTACAAGAGGACGATGCGCCGCcttcctcctcgccgctGGTGCGCAAGGTGCGACGGAGTGAAGGTCCCGCCGTAATTCGATCGAGACTGTCACAAAGGCGACCTTCTAGGCTTGCTGagcaagatgaggaagacgagctcTCACCAAATCGAGCGGATCACGCACCTGCGGATGATGAGCGATCGGATGATGCTACAGAAGACGCGGAACCTGAAGTGGaggaaggtgaagaagagcccGTAGTAGAGGAGGAACCacaggaagaggaagaggcagcGGAAGCTATCGATGCAGTTGAAGCGGCCAAGACAATTGGGAGAAAGCGGCCTCGCAGAAGTCTCCCATCTCAATCGCCAGTTGCTGAGCCGGACGAACAAgcggaagaagaggaagttCAAGAACCGGCAGCGAAACGACGCCGTGGACGACCATCAAGAAGCCCCGCGACACAGAAGCAACCCGCCGCCAAACCAAAGCCTACGAAATCGAAATCACGGACAACACAAGAAAAACCACTACCGAAGCAGGTCCGCAGGACGAAACAAGCCGCCAAAGAGCGGCGAGTCAGCGACGGTTCAGCTATCGAGGTCACAGTTCAGCGCTtcgtcaacgtcaagaagttcatcaacggcgacgacgacgaagaagaagatcaactcGCGGCGGATCTTCCTTTTACAACAACTGGAGTGACAGCGGTGGATGTCTTTGCACAGGCCTGCTTGGAAGTCATCGATAGCACGGTAGCGAAGCTCCTTGAGGCGCTACAGAATACCGAggagaaggataagaagaaagaatgCCGGATCAAGATACGGGCACTTGAGGCGTACAAGGAAGAGCTTACGTCTCGGTTATTACAATTGGTAAGTTGTTTTCGCCCGGTGTGGGAAGTATTGGGACTGACGAGTTAGTCAATTCACCTCATGGACTGGCAATCATTACGGAAGCGTGTTCGTCTGGTACAGCGAGAGAAGCTCTCTCTGCGAGAAGAGATATTGCGCCTCAAGGCAGAGAGGGAACAAGTCGCGCTCAAGATGGATGCTGTACGCATCAAGCACGAAGAAGACACCAAAGAGTCAAAAGTGAGTTGTCCACTGCTTTTCTTGAATGCAACACCAGCTAATCATATCAGTACCGACTCGACACCTCAGCTATAATGCATGATATAGACATGGCAGTCGAACGAGGACGAGACGCCCCTGAACTCTCACGCGCCCAAGAGAAAAAGGCCGATCTGGCTAACCTCGAGCTTCTCGTCGCACGCATCACAGACGAAGCCAGCTCATCGAGCTCCGCAGGCGGTATGCTCCAACAAGTGAAAAACTTCAACGCCTTTCTCGAGCGCGCAGCAATTGCTCTAgaaacaagatgaagaaacacAACAAGTAACGAATTGAAACGTCTTATAATTCTTCAATGGGTGGTTTGTCATATGTACTTTTTACtggatcttggccttgctaaAGTCCATCTCGGGATGCTGCTCCTGGAACTTCTTGAGGAtatcagccttcttctgctcgtcTGAGCTAGGCAggcccttctccttctgctgctgatcgaacatcatcttctcgaCCATGCCGCGGGTCTCACCGTCGAGATCTGAGAGCTTGGAGTTGTCGGGCTGGATCTTGGTCACGTCGATCTTAGGGGCAGAGGTGACAACATGCGCCCACCATTCCATCTTGTTCACCTTGTCGAGGTGGATCTCAACTGTCTTGG encodes the following:
- a CDS encoding related to endoplasmic reticulum retention receptor; protein product: MGAWNLFRVLGDLSHALSKCILIFAIHRNRSAEGVSLITQILYALVFCTRYLDLFIETVPWNIVFKIFYIISSIYILAIMQWIYPRSREREIAWKIGAVILGGSFVLSPFVMLIFESHKGFRPWMWVFSQILESVCVLPQLLLLRQTTVPTVIDSFYLVALGSYRALYCVNWFIREFEISGKKPNTVSVIFGIIQTALYIDFAWVYYTRQRVKLRGGGIVDADDMSRGWLLRRIFGKRFENNDDDEESGPGGFEDEQGGRRGARPKWGARGISVSADDGVLEQDRHNRDQDEFGGPVDPDAKMQDPDELARALDDDDDEQTPLRPGQTEGQPSGLQGGEGWRD
- a CDS encoding related to mannosylphosphorylation protein MNN4 encodes the protein MRLSASIAVALGWITSASAFGVPDVLQKLEQKLPTRDAPPPKYFREASQYPHYDLRYFGEALEPHLQNAGIKVLMQTYLATFRDLGVQTWLMHGSLLGWWWGKKVMPWDLDADVSVTEADMYFLAAYHNMTIYYYQYDGCPEGCFFQLEINPYHKYRERDDYMNFIDARWIDMQNGLFIDITAARYDPGHEMGDGVMYDKHDHEFKDKYIFPLLDTTFEGVQAKIPYRYKEILASEYGKGALSKTDYHEYDLPMQRVCVSMRTDKGLVTDSTQKRCSGFL
- a CDS encoding probable nudC protein gives rise to the protein MADNEPTPAETAAANAKEAQEQAALPYKWTQTISELDVTFNVPGNLKSRDLVITIKKQSLQAGIKGQDPIIQGDLPHAVHVDDSTWTLSTNSDGTKTVEIHLDKVNKMEWWAHVVTSAPKIDVTKIQPDNSKLSDLDGETRGMVEKMMFDQQQKEKGLPSSDEQKKADILKKFQEQHPEMDFSKAKIQ